A single region of the Gopherus evgoodei ecotype Sinaloan lineage chromosome 3, rGopEvg1_v1.p, whole genome shotgun sequence genome encodes:
- the NACA gene encoding nascent polypeptide-associated complex subunit alpha isoform X7 has protein sequence MTGSGTESDSDESVPELEEQDSTQATTQQAQLAAAAEIDEEPVSKAKQSRSEKKARKAMSKLGLRQVTGVTRVTIRKSKNILFVITKPDVYKSPASDTYIVFGEAKIEDLSQQAQLAAAEKFKVQGEAVSNIQENTQTPTVQEESEEEEVDETGVEVKDIELVMSQANVSRAKAVRALKNNSNDIVNAIMELTM, from the exons GGTCCGGCACAGAATCCGACAGTGACGAATCGGTGCCAGAACTCGAAGAACAAGACTCTACACAGGCCACCACACAGCAGGCACAG CTCGCAGCAGCAGCTGAAATAGATGAAGAACCAGTTAGCAAAGCAAAACAGAGCCGGAGTGAAAAGAAAGCACGAAAG GCAATGTCCAAACTGGGCCTTCGCCAGGTCACAGGTGTAACCCGAGTTACCATCCGGAAATCCAAGAACATCCTCTTCGTCATCACGAAGCCAGACGTGTACAAAAGCCCCGCATCAGACACCTACATCGTCTTTGGCGAGGCAAAG ATCGAAGATCTGTCCCAGCAGGCACAGCTGGCAGCTGCTGAGAAATTCAAAGTGCAAGGAGAAGCCGTCTCAAACATTCAGGAAAACACACAGACTCCGACCGTACAGGAGGAGAGCGAAGAGGAGGAG GTTGACGAGACCGGCGTTGAGGTGAAGGACATCGAGCTGGTCATGTCCCAGGCGAATGTGTCCCGGGCGAAGGCTGTCCGGGCCCTGAAGAACAACAGTAACGATATTGTAAATGCTATTATG gaattGACGATGTAG
- the PTGES3 gene encoding prostaglandin E synthase 3 translates to MRRGECGERRERGVFCCVTSAWNSRRCPSARCIVGARPSPEEPPPPHAGRTRSLPPLPRAPSRDPPDPEPPLPPFAMQPASAKWYDRRDYVFIEFCVEDSKDVNVNFEKSKLTFSCLGGSDNFKHLNEIDLFNYIDPNESKHKRTDRSILCCLRKGESGQSWPRLTKEKAKLNWLSVDFNNWKDWEDDSDEDLSNFDRFSEMMNNMGGDEDVDLPEVDGADDDSPDSDDEKMPDLE, encoded by the exons ATGCGCCGCGGGGAGTGCGGCGAGAGGCGGGAGCGCGGGGTATTTTGCTGCGTCACCAGCGCCTGGAACAGCCGCCGTTGCCCGAGCGCGCGGTGCATTGTGGGTGCTAGGCCGAGCCCCGAGGAGCCGCCGCCGCCTCACGCTGGTCGGACCCGGTCCCTCCCGCCGCTCCCGAGAGCCCCGAGCCGGGACCCGCCTGACCCGGAGCCGCCCCTGCCGCCGTTCGCCAT GCAGCCTGCTTCTGCAAAGTGGTATGACCGAAGGGACTAcgtctttattgaattttgcGTTGAAGACAGTAAAGATGTTAATGTAAATTTTGAAAAATCCAAACTTACATTCAG TTGTCTTGGTGGAAGTGATAACTTTAAGCATTTAAATGAAATCGATCTTTTTAATTATATTGATCCAAAT GAATCCAAGCATAAAAGAACAGACAGATCTATCTTGTGTTGTTTAAGAAAAGGAGAATCTGGCCAGTCATGGCCAAGGTTAACAAAAGAGAAGGCAAAG CTCAACTGGCTCAGTGTGGATTTCAACAACTGGAAAGACTGGGAAGATGATTCAGATGAAGACTTGTCCAATTTTGATCGCTTCTCTGAG ATGATGAACAACATGGGCGGAGATGAAGATGTAGATTTGCCAGAAGTAGATGGAGCAGATGAT gATTCACCGGACAGTGATGATGAAA AAATGCCAGATCTGGAGTAA